TCAGCTCGTTGATGGCGGTTTCGTCTTCCACGATCAGAATTTTTGCCAATGTGAACACCTCGCTTTTTTGCGGCGGTTGTTTGCGATGCTGTGCCCGCCGCGGTGCTTTTGTTACTATATTACATGTTTATTATCGAGTTGTTAAGGGCAAAGGAAAAAAGAGGCGCCGGGGACGCGGGGGTCAGGGGCCGCGCGGAAAAAAGTCTTGACATAACAAATTGTGGTATGATATACTGCGAATCACAGATCATAACAAAAAATGCTATGATGGATTCAGGAGGGACGGACGATGCAGATCACTGAAAAAAACGGCCGCAAGCAAATCTGGCTTCAAACCGAAAAGGAGCTGCGCGCTTATGTGCACCCGCTGCGCCAGCGCATTTTGCAGCTGCTTGCGCTTGCGCCGGCAGGCATGACCGCAAAGCAGCTGGCGGACCGGCTGGGGATCGCGCCCTCCAGCGCGGGGCACCACCTGGCGGCGCTGGAAAAGATCGGGCTGGTGCGGCTGGCGCGCACCGAGCTGATCCACGGGCTTACTGCCAAGTATTACGAGGCCGCCCCGGCGGACATCTGCCTGCGGGACACCGAACCCGCCGCGGCGGAGATGAAAAACGCGCTGATGCAGGATGCAGTGAACGGGATCTACGCCCGGATGATGCGCGCCGCGCGGGAGATGGAGGAGCAGGGCAAAACCCCCGGCCCGGGCGACGGCGATACCATGACCGGCGTGCTGCACCTGACCAGGGCCGAGGCCGCCGAGCTGCACGAAACCCTGCTGGCGTTTTTTGCCGCCCACGACCGCCCCCGCGAGGGGACGGTGCCCTACGAATACGCGGTGGTCGCCTATGCGGCGGGGGAAACGCAATGAGGCCCGGCCGGGCGCTGGCCGCCGTTGGGCTGGACGCCCTTGCCCGGGGCATTCTGGTGCCGGTGATGAGCCTGCTGGCGCTGGAAAAAGGGCTGACCCTGGCCCAGCTGGCGGCGGGGCTGGCGCTGTATTCGGCCGCCGCCTTTTTGCTGGAGGTGCCCAGCGGCATTTTGGCGGACCTTTTGGGCCGCAAGCGGGTGTTTTTGCTGGCACAGTGCAGCTATGGCTTTGCGCTGGCGCTGTTTTGGGCTGCGCGGGGGGCGCCGGCATTGTATGGGGCGCTGGTGCTGTATGGGATAGCGAAAGCGCTGGCCAGCGGCAGCATGGACGCCCTGTACATTGATAGCTGCCTGGCCCAGCACACGGCGGGGGGGCTGCCGCGGGCGGCCATGCGGCTGAACCTGTGGGGCACGGCCGGCTATGCCGTGGGCTCGCTGCTGGGCGGGGGGCTGAACTGGGCCGGGCAGACCCTTGCGGGGCAGGGGGGCGGCGCGGTGCTGCCCGCCGCCCTGCTGCTGGCCCTGGGCGTGGCGGCGGCGGGCCTTTTGACACAGGAGGCGCTGCCCGGCGGCCAAAGCGGCGCGGAACGCGGCCAAAAGCGGCGGCCCGCCGCCGCGCTGCGCAAGGCCTGCGCCGCCAGCCCCGCCCTGCCGGTGCTGCTGGGCTCGACCCTGTTTACCGGTGTGGCGCTGGCGCTGATCGAGACCTTTTGGCAGCCGCGTTTTACAGCGCTGCTGCCCAGCCGGAGCCTTTCCTGGCTTTTGGGGGTGCTGGGCTTTGCCTACTTTGCCGTTTCGGCGCTGGGCAGCGTTCTGGCGGACCGGCTGCTGGCCGGGCATGGCCCGCGCGGGGTATACCTTGCCTTCGGCGGGCTGTTCGGCCTGGGGGTCGCGGCGCTGAGCTTTGCGGCTACGCCGTTGGCGTTTGGGCTTTTGTACCTTGCCCTGTATCTTGCGTTCGGCATTGCCACCACGGCCCAGAGCGTGGCGATCAATGCCGATTCGCCGCCCGAGGTGCGGGCCACGCTGCTGAGCGGCCAGGGCTTTGCACTGCAGATCGGCGGCTTTGCGGCCAGCCTGGGGGCAAGCCTTTTTGCCGACCGTTTGGGCGTGCCGGCGCTTTGGCAATGGGGTGCGGGACTGTTTTTGGCGGGAATGCTTGTTACCGGCATGCTGCTGCGCGGGGTGCGAAAAACAAAATAATGGCGGACAGAGCGGATGCAAAGCGGCGTTCGCTCTGTTTTTATGCGGGGCGGCATAAGGTTCATCCGGGGAACTTTGTGAGTTTGTCACAGTAAATAGTTATTATTATTGATAACATAGAGGCAAGTTTACGGGAAGCGGTACCACGATAACACAAAGGCGGTGAATTGAATTTGAAAAAGTATGTTTGCTCCATCTGCGGTTATGTGTACGACGAAGCGGAGCAGGGCCCATGGGAGGCCTTGCCCGAGGATTGGACCTGCCCTCTGTGCCATGCGCCGAAGAGCGCGTTTCGGCAAGAGGGCGGCGCGCCTGCCCCGGCTGTGCCCGCCGGGGGCGCAGAGCAGCAGGCGGAGGAGCTGCGCCCCATGAGCGCGGCCGAGCTGCACGCGCTGTGCGTCAACCTGGCAAAGGGCTGCGAAAAGCAGTATAAGGCACGGGAAGCGGAGTTGTTCCGGGAGCTGGCAGGGTGGTATGCCGCCCAGGCGCTGCCCGCGGCCGGGGGCAGCTTTGACGACCTGCTGGAGTTGGTGCAGCGGGATCTGGAAGGCGGTTACCCCGCGGCGAACGAGCGCGCTGCGGCGGCGGGGGACCGGGGCG
This window of the Oscillospiraceae bacterium genome carries:
- a CDS encoding MFS transporter; the encoded protein is MRPGRALAAVGLDALARGILVPVMSLLALEKGLTLAQLAAGLALYSAAAFLLEVPSGILADLLGRKRVFLLAQCSYGFALALFWAARGAPALYGALVLYGIAKALASGSMDALYIDSCLAQHTAGGLPRAAMRLNLWGTAGYAVGSLLGGGLNWAGQTLAGQGGGAVLPAALLLALGVAAAGLLTQEALPGGQSGAERGQKRRPAAALRKACAASPALPVLLGSTLFTGVALALIETFWQPRFTALLPSRSLSWLLGVLGFAYFAVSALGSVLADRLLAGHGPRGVYLAFGGLFGLGVAALSFAATPLAFGLLYLALYLAFGIATTAQSVAINADSPPEVRATLLSGQGFALQIGGFAASLGASLFADRLGVPALWQWGAGLFLAGMLVTGMLLRGVRKTK